In a single window of the Anabas testudineus chromosome 19, fAnaTes1.2, whole genome shotgun sequence genome:
- the lgi1b gene encoding leucine-rich glioma-inactivated protein 1b, translating to MGHPGRAVRGWRGWTLLVWVAAVSLVLADARRVRQPRCPTGCTCTKDNALCENARSVPHSFPTDVVSLSFVKSGFNEITGGSFVHTPALQLLLFTANSLDLIDEDAFLGLPHLEYLFIENNKIASISPYAFRGLKALIHLSLAYNNLETLPKDVFKGMDALTKVDLRGNNLICDCKLKWLVEWMHQTNATLDQIYCSGPPSQQGKKINDLLPHSFDCITAEFASYQSLKFESISVEAFTFGKDQYVVFAQPFAGTCSFLEWDHVEMTFRTYDTIESTSTVVCKPMVINNHLFVIVAQLFAGSHIYKRDTSANKFIKIQDIDILKIRKPNDIETFVIDGESFFVIADSSKAGSTTVYKWNGNGFYSHQSLHPWYRDTDVEYLEISNKPHLILSSSSQRPVVYQWNRSQKQFDRRTDIPDMEDVFSAKHFRVKGDLFICLTRFIGDSKVMRWDGAMFKEVQTFPSRGSMVFQPVSIGNWQYAILGSDYSLTQVYQWDTNRGQFVPSQELNIQAPRGFSLVSIDDRVFLLASSFKGKTQIYEHLMIDLSN from the exons ATGGGACACCCGGGCAGAGCAGTGAGGGGATGGAGAGGATGGACGCTCCTGGTTTGGGTCGCCGCTGTCAGCTTGGTTTTAGCAGACGCACGGAGAGTGAGGCAGCCCAGATGCCCCACTGGATGTACCTGCACCAAAGATAATGCCCTGTGTGAGAATGCCCGATCTGTGCCTCACAGTTTCCCCACCGACGTCGTGTCACT ATCTTTTGTCAAATCTGGATTTAATGAAATCACTGGAGGAAGCTTTGTTCACACGCCTGCTCTGCAACTGCT ATTGTTCACAGCAAACTCACTCGACCTCATTGATGAAGATGCATTCCTAGGTTTACCACATCTTGAATATCT ATTTATTGAAAATAACAAGATTGCATCCATATCCCCATATGCTTTCCGGGGCCTTAAAGCACTGATACATCT GAGTCTGGCTTACAACAACCTTGAGACTCTGCCCAAAGATGTTTTCAAGGGCATGGACGCTTTGACTAAAGT GGACCTACGAGGCAACAACCTGATATGTGACTGTAAGCTGAAGTGGCTGGTGGAGTGGATGCACCAGACAAATGCCACCCTGGACCAGATCTACTGCAGCGGTCCACCCAGTCAACAGGGGAAGAAAATCAATGACCTCCTGCCACACTCTTTTGACTGCATCACAGCAG AGTTCGCCTCCTATCAGTCGCTGAAGTTCGAGTCTATTTCAGTGGAGGCCTTCACCTTTGGTAAAGATCAGTATGTTGTGTTTGCTCAACCTTTTGCTGGGACATGCAGCTTCCTGGAGTGGGATCATGTTGAGATGACCTTCCGAACTTATGACACTATTGAAA GCACCTCCACTGTGGTTTGCAAGCCCATGGTGATCAACAACCACCTCTTTGTCATAGTGGCGCAGTTATTTGCGGgctcacacatttacaaacgTGACACCTCCGCCAACAAGTTCATCAAGATCCAGGACATCGACATCTTGAAGATTCGCAAACCCAACGACATTGAGACCTTCGTGATTGATGGAGAGTCATTCTTTGTCATCGCTGACAGCTCTAAG GCTGGCTCAACAACAGTGTATAAATGGAATGGCAATGGCTTCTACTCCCACCAGTCACTCCATCCATGGTACCGGGACACAGATGTTGAATATTTGGAGATCTCCAACAAACCCCATCTGATTTTGTCCAGCAGCTCCCAGAGGCCTGTTGTGTATCAGTGGAACAGGAGCCAGAAGCAGTTTGACCGCAGGACAGATATACCAGATATGGAGGACGTCTTCTCCGCCAAACACTTTCGGGTCAAAG GTGATCTGTTTATATGCTTGACAAGATTCATTGGGGACTCCAAGGTGATGCGCTGGGACGGTGCCATGTTCAAGGAGGTCCAGACATTTCCTTCCCGTGGCTCCATGGTGTTCCAGCCGGTCTCCATCGGCAACTGGCAGTACGCCATCTTGGGCAGCGATTATTCACTGACGCAGGTCTACCAATGGGACACCAACAGGGGCCAGTTTGTCCCATCTCAGGAGCTGAATATCCAGGCACCTCGAGGATTTTCTCTGGTTTCCATTGACGACCGGGTGTTCCTTCTCGCATCCAGCTTCAAgggaaaaacacagatataTGAGCACCTCATGATCGATTTGAGCAATTAA